DNA from Triticum aestivum cultivar Chinese Spring chromosome 7D, IWGSC CS RefSeq v2.1, whole genome shotgun sequence:
gatcatcttataatgctaccgccgtactaagcaaaataagatgcataaaagataaacatcacatgcaatcaaaatatgtgacatgatatggccatcatcatcttgtgcctttggtctccatctccaaagcaccgtcatgatctccattgtcaccggcttgacaccttgatctccatcatagcgtcgttgtcgtcacgccaactattgcttctacgactatcgctaccgcatagtgataaagtaaagcaattacatggcgattgcatttcatacaataaagcgacaaccataaggctcctgccagttgccgataacttttacaaaacatgatcatctcatacgacaaattatatcacatcatgtcttgaccatatcacatcacaacatgccctgcaaaaacaagttagacgtcctctactttgttgttgcaagttttacgtggctgctacgggcttctagaaagaaccattcttacctacgcatcaaaaccacaacgatttttcgtcaagtgtgttgttttaaccttcaacaaggaccggtcgtagtcaaacttgattcaactaaagttggagcaaCAAACAGTCACCAGCCacatatgtgcaaagcacgtcggtagaaccagtctcatgaacgtggtcatgtaatgttggtccgggccgcttcatccaacaataccgccgaatcaaagtaagacgttggtggtaagcagtatgactattatcgcccataactctttgtgttctgctcgtgcatatcatctacgcatagacctggctcggatgcaactgttggggaacgtagcatgcaatttcaaaaaaattcctacgatcacacaagatctatctaggagatgcatagcaacgagagggagagtgtgtctacgtaccttcgtagaccgaaagcggaagcattaggttaacacggttgatgtagtcgaacgtcttcacgatccaaccgatctagtaccgaacgtacggcacctccgagttcagcacacgttcagctcgatgacgtcccttgaactcttgatccagcagagggtcgaaggagagttccgtcagcacgacggcgtggtgacgatgatggtcatgtgatccacgcagggcttcgcctaagcactacgacgctatgactggaGAAGTAAACTGtcgtggggggcaccgcacacggctaagagaataactgttgtgctttggggtgcccccttgcccccgtatataaaggaggggaggaggaggcggtcgccaagaggggcgcgccatgggggggagtcctactaggactccactcctagtaggattcgcccccccccttttcctttcttcatcGGAGGGaaaaaggaaggagtgggagagggagagggaaaggggggcgccgccccctcccctagtcctattcggactcccatggcggggggcgcggccaccccttgtgggctgtctcctctctctcccgtggcccatgaggcccatgacttcccccggggggttccggtaacccctcggtactccggtaaaatacccgaaccactcgaaaccattctgatgtccaaataccatcttctaatatatcaatctttacctctcgactatttcgagactcatcgtcatgtacgtgatctcatccggaactccgaacaatcttcggtcaccaaaacacataactcataatacaaatcgtcatcgaacattagcgtgcggaccctacgggttcgagaactatgtagacatgatcaagacatatctttgatcaataaccaacagcggaacctggatgctcatattggttcctacatattctatgaagatctttatcggtcaaaccgcaataacaacatacgttattccgtttgtcatcggtatgttacttgcccgagattcgatcgtcggtatcctcatacctagttcaatctcgttaccggcaagtctctttactcgttccgtaatgcatcatcctgtaactaactaattagtcacattgcttgcgaggcttataatgatgtgcattacagagagggcccagagatacctctccgatactcgtagtgacaaatcctaatctcgatctatgccaacccaacaaacaccttcggagacacctgtagagcatctttataatcacccagttacgttgtggcgtttgatagcacacaaggtgttcctccggtattcgggagttgcataatctcatagtcagaggaatatgtataagtcatgaagaaagcgatagcaataaaacttaacgatcattatgctaagctaacggatgggtcttgtccatcacatcattctctaatgatgtgatcccgttcatcaaatgacaacacatgtctatggtcaggaaacttaaccatctttgattaacgagctagtcaagtagaggaatactagggacactctgttttgtctatgtattcacacatgtactaagtttttggttaatataattctagcatgaataataaatatttatcatgatataaggaaatataaataacaactttcttattgcctctagggcatatttccttcacttggatATGCTCTAAGGAGAATCTAAATTCAGTTAGTTGCACACGCTCTTCGTAAGCAAGTTTCAACCAAAAAATAACGAAATCGTTAGGCTTCTTGTAAAATATTTGCTCCCATATACTACATTATGTGTTGTGGCCAGCCAATGGCTCTTATATATTTTTTCACCAAATACCCTCCCTCATGAGTCCACATTGGTATTTTAGGGGCCCAGCACGAGCTAAGTTTGATGCGCTCAAGAGCGATAATAAAATACGAAATATATTCCGGAGGTATATATTGCATGCCATGATTAATTATTAAGGCATGAGCATTGGAAATGTAAATTGTATTAGCAAATAAGGTCTTAATACGTAGTGTAGATCTGATTATAGGATGCAAATAACAATTCAAGGTACGTATACTTCAACTTAGAAACTATTGGAAAAATATAGCATGGTGAGGTACGTGGGAGCACATGTCCTCCTGCCCTAACCGGTTGTGATCGTTGGCATCACCCTACTCATCGCCTTCGTCACCATGGTGATTGGTTGTCTAGCATTATATGTATATACTTCTACAAGCACTGCCCTCAGATGTCTATTACTATGGCGGGCCTGACAAAAGTCTCCTACACATACGGCTTCATCAGGGCTTGTCGCATGTGAAGATTGTTCCATAGAATCCTATTCATAATACTGTGTGGTTCATAGTCCAGCATAATCATCGTAGGTGCTTACCTGAATGTGATTACGCAGTATTCTATTCCTGGAATGTTATGGAACATTTTGAAGTGTGCTTTCAACTTGATTGATATTCTTGATAATATTCTTGGCTTGTTTAATGTATGGCTTAAAAAATTGCAAAAACTGAAAGACACTTGATTTTGGTTGGTGCGTCAGCAGTTTTATTTGGAGATTGAGGAATAGTACTTTTCTAGAATGACAAGATTAATGATCCCTGTGTACATGTTAATATGATTGCCAGATAGTTGGATGATTGGGCTATTTTTACAGAAAATAGGTAAATCAAGAGACGCTTAGATGGGGAGCTAAAATGTTTGAGTTGAATGCAAATAAGGTCTTTGGAGTGGTGCATGGCCAGCGGGTTGGAGTGAGCAGGATCACGACGACATGAAGATGGCCCCTGTTGTGTCTTCAAATTTTCTACTAGTGCCCCCTAGAGGTTTTGGGGTGATTAGTGACAAAATAGTTAAGGgattaatgtgtttgtgagtatagACAAGTGAAAGTCCCTGAGGATTTGGATTAACACGAGATTTATGATCCTTAATAATTGTGAGGCCAGTGAATATCTTCAAAATGACTGCCCGTGGAACAATTAGCTCACGACGAGGAATATGAAGTGtggtgaagacttttgttttctagtttcattttcttctattTGAATCATAGGGCAGACCGTTCTATTAAGGAGGTCTAAGTGAAATCTGAGATTTAGGTCTTCGATGTATGCTCAATACAAACCTATTTCTTTGAGTGAAAGACTTGGAAATCTCTTTGTGCGATTTATTTTTTCCTCTGAGTCCAAGATGATGATCTTCGGGACTCCGAAGAAGAAACAGTCGCAGTTGAGTCGATTTGATTTGTTCCGCAAATAAGTCGTTGGATGTGTATGAATTCGACCCTTACACCATGTGTCATGTGTATAGTGGGTGACTAGCGCCCTGTTGGTCATTTCACACCTTGGGATTGCTCCCGACTATAAATGGCAACCCCATTTCAACCTCAGGTGGCTGGTTGCTCTGCGAGAGAATTGACAAGAGTTTGTTTGAGACACCAATCCTCCAGAAGAAGGAAACCTAAGAGAGGAAAAAAACAGAACCTAAAAACTGCTAAGTGATTGAACATCACTGAAGAACTAGTCAAAACTTAACTTAACCTACTACTCTTGCGTCCACTAGACAGTTAGGTGTCGATTCTGAGGGTCCAAGAGTTATTGTGGACACCTGAAGAACAAGTTGGTAAAAGTCTTGAAGATCTACCTCGAAGTTGTACCACGGGTGATTGGGCGAAGTCTATGTCACTTTGGctcagagcatggttaataatatagccagcttcTGGCTATAACAAGTTGCCATGCCATCGATAGCCAATGTAATAGCTGACACGTATAAGAGTTGGGTTTCAGAAagttaacatatggcccacctttcACTCTCACAAAGCTTCTTGGAACTTGTGCTATAGCCGGTTGTAAGTCtacagcccgcttctcttctctcttctcttctctctcttccaaCTCAGCAACAATATAATACTTAAATCCTTGCAGCCTACTCACGtcaccttattatacttgctctcaaAGAGAATTGGATGAAGACTTTGTTTTCTGAGTTTAatctcagccgctccaaccagacgtgaAGTTGTGTCAGCAACTCAAACTGTCGAACAAATCTTCGTCAAGTTTACGGGTTCTGCTTCTTCAATCTCAATTTACTTATGTAATTTGCATGTGTTTGAAGAACTGCTTCCCTTCTTTCTCTCTGATTGTTTCGAAGACGATTCTGAGTACTTTGGCATTCCGATGCGCATGCCATGTTTAGTTTCGTGTGTATTGCTGCTTAGATTACCTCTGTTCAATTAGATGTTTCTTCTATTTTGTTTTGTTATTGTTCTGTGTACTCTATTTTTCTTCGAAGAACCTGCTTTTTCAAAAATTAGCGTACCTCACATTAACCCCCACCCCCCTACAGCTACCTAGGCTGAATGATGTTTGATAGATGCCTCATTTTAGTTAGCTGCATGTTCGTAGCCTGGCATTTTAGCTTCTTTTTTTAAGCCCATCTTGCGGATGCCCAAAACCTTGAGCTGGTCCTGGTTTAGATCACGTACTTCTATCGCTTTGGTTTCGTTTGGTTAGTAGTTGTATAGGACATTGTAGTTTCAGATAAATGAAATCAGAGAGGAAGCTCTCTTTATCGAAAAGAAAAATGAAACTCTTCTGGTAGGTGAAATGCTAAACAGGAATCAGATGGTGTTTGTTTAGTTTATATCCAAACTAACCACAAACTTGTCATTTCAACGTGGCATCATCAACATCTTCCCCATCTTGGTTAGTTGACACTTGGTTGGAGTTGTTAACTGGTGGTGGTTTGGACAAAGATGCCACGCTGATTTAAATCATGAAGTGGAACTAGACTAACCTGAATGATTGCATGAGACATGCATGCCGGTCTCTGGGAACGGCCAAAGAGTAGCTTTTTGCAGTGTCAACATTTGACTAATGGAATCTATCTATGCAACAACGCAGCTCCAATGCTAAACTCAGTTGGTACTGTAATCAGGAGCAACCAAATTCATTTACTTGCCCATGCTCTTCGGAAGGAGGTTTCAGGAAAACTGTTAGGCATTTTGTAATATTAATCTGCTGATAAATTCTTACTGCTTGGTTCTTGTATTTACCGCATTGCATGCTTTGtcttttttttttgtgtgtgtgaacgCATTGTATGCTTTGTCAAGCCCCATAATACACTCCTCATTTATCACTCCATACTTTGATACTCTGCAATTTTGTGCATGTGTAGCTCTGCATCACTGCAATTGCAACATCCTACAAACGGAGTGCCATGAAAGGAAAAGGGGACAATGCAGGATACAGCTGCAATTACTGTCCCCGGACCCAAACCAAGCACCTTGTTTCTCCTGCAAGCAACACAAAATGATTAAACCAGCACAGCAACTCCACCACAATTGAAGAAAAGTGGCACTAGACACATTTGGTCTGAATCCTAGGTTAGGGAGGGACCGTGAGATGCAGGATTGCAGGTGCAGCACATCATCAACAAAGCAGAAAAGCAGTTAGTACTAATCACACAGGGGCAGACAGACACAGCAGAAGGCAGACAGACATACAGGTTGAAGAGATGCAAAGCCAACCGTCCCCAAAGAATTTCTTAGCTAAAGATGGAGGCAACAACAGCGAGGTACAGAGAACAAATCATCATGAATGGCACCCACTACACACCGGCACTAGTACTACTGCTAAATAGCAACATCTAATCGTAATCGAATTCCGACACTTATGTACATGTCTGCAACTGGTCTACTGCTTAGGTTCCATCATCCTGCTTCTTCCTGATTTTGCTTTCCTGGATCTTCCTCGGCCACTGTACAAGAGATGATTGTGGAATGAACGTTGAACCAAGCAGGATGCCCAGACGAGCGGAGCCTGGCTTGATCGTTGTATGGTTTCTGCCTCATGAGCAAGATTTGATCAGGCCCAGGTTGTAGAGATTCCTCTTCACAAGGTTGCCGAGGTAGAACAGCCCAATGCCGGCGCCGTTGCGGTCGTCCCGGTCGTCCTGCCCGCGGGCCTTCTGGTAGAGCTGCGGCCGGTGCTCCTCGACGACAAGGCAGTCCACGCCAACCTTCTCCCTCACGGCTTCAATGGCGTTCTGCTGGACGGCCTGGCCGGCGGTGGTGCCGGTGACATAGAACACGTTGGTGGCCATGTCGCCCTTGGTTGACACCTCGGCCTGCGCCACGAGCAGTCCGTTTTCCCGGAACGTCCTGGTGACGTCCGACAGCAGCCCCGGACGGTCTGGCGTGCACAGCTCCAGCCTCACTCCCTGGAAATTCAGAAATCAAGACACATTAGCATCCATGAATGAGAAAGATTTAGGAAGTTTAGTACAGTACAAAATTGGCGTGGAAAGTACCTCAAATGATCTCCGTTCTATGGCGTCTTGCAGGCATTGGCTCACTCGCTGCATCTCGGCCTCGGAGCGGATGGGGCTCCCGTCGGCGTGACGGATGTAGAACTCCTGCCGCGCTTGGCCGGCGTTGGTGTCGATGGTGCCGTGGAAGACGAGGTAGTCCATGTCGGTGAGCGTGCACACCACGTCGTACAGCAGCTTTGGGCGGTCCGGGCACTGGACTGTGACCACCGAGTAGCCGCGCTCGGCCCAGCTCTCCACAGACACCCAGGGAGTTGGGAACGCGCGCTCCTTGTCGCGGCTGGCGTACATGAGCTGGTGGAGGCGCCGGTCGGCGTGCGCGATGGAGCCAGCGGGGACCGCAGCCACGGCGCCGCCGCTGGCCTCCGAGTCTCCGCGAAGGAGCGGGGCGAGGCGGGCCTCGATGCGCTCCACACTGGCGGCGACAACATCCTCGTCCCGCAGGTAAACGAGGCAGGCGAGGCGGCCACGGTGCGACCACGCCCTGGCATCGACGACGCTGCAACTCATGTCGGCCAGCACGGCGAACACCTCGGAGATGAGCCCCGTGCGGTCGGCGCCCGTGAGC
Protein-coding regions in this window:
- the LOC123168441 gene encoding ACT domain-containing protein ACR8, whose amino-acid sequence is MEWLNEYEKLVIRMDTPKVVIDNAVCPTATLVQVDSARKRGVLLEAVQVLADLDLSINKAYISSDGRWFMDVFHVTDRLGRKLTDDSVITYIQQSIGTWNGPSKPAALEGLTVLELTGADRTGLISEVFAVLADMSCSVVDARAWSHRGRLACLVYLRDEDVVAASVERIEARLAPLLRGDSEASGGAVAAVPAGSIAHADRRLHQLMYASRDKERAFPTPWVSVESWAERGYSVVTVQCPDRPKLLYDVVCTLTDMDYLVFHGTIDTNAGQARQEFYIRHADGSPIRSEAEMQRVSQCLQDAIERRSFEGVRLELCTPDRPGLLSDVTRTFRENGLLVAQAEVSTKGDMATNVFYVTGTTAGQAVQQNAIEAVREKVGVDCLVVEEHRPQLYQKARGQDDRDDRNGAGIGLFYLGNLVKRNLYNLGLIKSCS